Proteins found in one Odocoileus virginianus isolate 20LAN1187 ecotype Illinois chromosome 10, Ovbor_1.2, whole genome shotgun sequence genomic segment:
- the APOA4 gene encoding apolipoprotein A-IV, whose product MFLKAVVLSLALVAVTGAQAEVNADQVATVIWDYFSQLGNNAKKAVEHIQKSELTQQLNTLFQDKLGEVSTYTDDLQKKLVPFATELHERLTKDSEKLREEIRQELEELRARLLPHANEVSQKIGDNVRELQQRLGPYAEELRTQVDTQAQQLRRQLTVYAQRMETVMRQNMDQLQASVAPYAEELQATVDQRVEELKGRLTPYADQLQAKIDENVEELRRSLAPYAQDVQGKLNHQLEGLAFQMKKHAEELKAKISAKAEELRQRLVPVVSSVRGSQPGNAEGLQKSLAELSSQLEQQVEDFRRTVGPYGETFNRAMVQQLDALRQKLGPLAGDVEDHLSFLEKDLRDKVSSFFNTLKEKESQAPALPAQEDTPAPLGG is encoded by the exons GGGCCCAGGCGGAGGTCAATGCCGACCAGGTGGCCACTGTGATTTGGGACTACTTCAGCCAGCTGGGCAACAATGCCAAGAAGGCGGTGGAACATATCCAGAAGTCTGAGCTCACCCAGCAGCTCAA CACCCTCTTCCAAGATAAACTTGGGGAAGTGAGCACCTACACGGACGACCTGCAGAAGAAGCTGGTGCCCTTTGCCACGGAACTGCATGAACGGCTGACCAAGGACTCCGAGAAGCTGAGGGAGGAGATTCGgcaggagctggaggagctgcGGGCCCGGCTGCTGCCCCACGCCAACGAGGTGAGCCAGAAGATCGGGGACAACGTGCGCGAGCTGCAGCAGCGCTTGGGGCCATACGCGGAGGAGCTGCGCACCCAGGTCGACACCCAGGCGCAGCAGCTACGGCGCCAGCTGACGGTCTACGCGCAGCGCATGGAGACGGTGATGCGGCAGAACATGGACCAGCTGCAGGCCTCGGTGGCGCCCTACGCCGAGGAGCTCCAGGCCACGGTCGACCAGCGAGTGGAGGAGCTCAAGGGGCGCCTGACGCCCTACGCGGACCAGCTCCAGGCCAAGATCGATGAGAACGTGGAGGAACTGCGCCGCAGCCTGGCCCCTTATGCTCAGGACGTCCAGGGGAAGCTCAACCACCAGCTGGAGGGCCTGGCCTTTCAGATGAAGAAGCATGCCGAGGAGCTGAAGGCCAAGATCTCGGCCAAAGCCGAGGAGCTGCGACAGAGGCTGGTGCCCGTGGTCAGCAGCGTGCGTGGCAGTCAGCCGGGCAATGCCGAGGGCCTGCAGAAGTCGCTGGCCGAGCTCAGCAGTCAGCTGGAGCAGCAGGTGGAGGACTTCCGCCGCACGGTGGGGCCCTACGGCGAGACCTTCAACAGAGCCATGGTGCAGCAGCTGGACGCGCTCAGGCAGAAGCTGGGCCCCCTGGCGGGGGACGTGGAAGATCACCTGAGTTTCCTGGAGAAGGATCTGAGGGACAAGGTCAGCAGCTTCTTCAACACCCTCAAGGAGAAAGAGAGCCAGGCCCCCGCCCTCCCCGCGCAGGAGGATACGCCCGCCCCTCTGGGGGGCTGA